The Strix aluco isolate bStrAlu1 chromosome 18, bStrAlu1.hap1, whole genome shotgun sequence genome includes the window CACTTCTTTTCTCATAGAAAAAGAGTATAATCTAGACACTCTGTAACTAAACTTTCTTTCAAAACCTGAGATtagcacatttttctttctgcataagACGCAGCGTAGTTCCCTGCAGATTAACGGAGATTCCTGAAAAAGGCAACTATTGCCATCAGGCCACTAACAGGGTTGACAGTTGCTGCTTTCTAAGCTACTGTACCACACTGCACAAAGTCCGTACTGGGACTGCTAGGGAGCCGTTTCCTCCACAAAAAACACAGGCAGGTTGAAAACCTGGAGGCTCTCCATGGTGTCACCTCCAGCTCTGGCAGGGATCCTTACCGTTTTCCCTTTGACCCACTCCGTTGCCAGCGAACTTGACGCTATCGCTGATCCGCAGCCAAAGGTTTTGAAACGGGCATCGACGATCTTCCCGTTCTCGTCCACTTCCACCTGCCAGAGCATTGGTGGCACCTCAGCAGCCGGCTCAGCTCCGCCAGTTGCCCAGAGCCACATTTTAGGCAGGGCCCTGGCTCCCACCGCACCCCGGGGAGAGGGACAGGGCCTACCCGGGCCCCAGGGGACAGCTCAGGGCAAAGGGGTGTGAGGAGGGAAGGCCGCGCAGCAccgctgaggggaagggggcagaTTTAGGCCTAGCAGCAGCCCCAGGCCACCCCCTCCCTCGCTGCCAGCGGGTCCCCAAAGTCACCTGCAGCTTCATGACGTCACCGCAGGCCGGGGCACCCACCAGGCCGGTGCCCACGTTCTTGGCGTTCCGGTCGAGAGAGCCGACATTGCGTGGGTTCTCGTAGTGATCCACCACCTGCGAGGGCACCGCATCACCAACGGCCACCGCCTggctccccctcttccccccacagcggctccccgcagcccctcgccccTCACCTTCTTGTGGTAGCCCAGCCtggccgccgcctccccgcagcAGGGCCGCAGcagcgccgcccccgccgccctcaGCGCCGCCATCTTGAGCCTGGCGGGGGCGCGCGGCCTCGCGCGGCCCTTGGAGCGCCCGACACGGGGCGGCCGCGCGCCCCGGCCACGCCCCCGCGCTGCCTCACGCCTGGCGCCCACGTTTCACCCCGCGCGCTGGGGGCCGCCCGCGGGAAGGGCTCCGCGCTGCCGCTAAAACGATCAATAAACGCTGTTTCCAATCGCGACACCGCGCCTATCGCGACACTCGGCGCGTGTGCGGGCCGCGGCGGCCACACTCAATATGGCGGGCGGGTGGTACTGCGCACGCCGCGGACCTCCTCGGAGGCCCCCAGACGGCCAGGCCCTGAGGTGGCCGCAGGGCAGCCGGCGCCTGAGCCGAGAAGACAAAGGGTCCGCGCCCGGCGGCACTCACCGAAGCGCGGCTCCGGTGCGGAGACGAGCGCAGGGTATACCGGGCGGCGGCTCGCCCCTCTTCTCGCAGCGGTCGCCCGGCGACAGTGCGCGGCGGTGGGACAGGCGCGGCGAGGACAGCCCCGACGGCCGGCGGAGCGCGGCTCGCTGCGAAGGGAGCTGCataagatggcggcggcgggagccgaGGCGGCTGCGGTGGCGGCGGAGGAGGAGAAGCGGCTGCCGGAGGGTGACCCTGAGTCGGGGGGCGATTCAGAGGATGAGGGCGACTCGGACTCGTCTGGCGACGGTGAAGATGAGGAGAAGGAGAATGAGGCCGAGATCCAGcggctggaggagcaggtgggGCCCGGCTGGGCCGGCGCGGCGTGGGGAGGGGGCGATGGGGCAGCGCCGCGGCCTCCACCCAGTCCAGGCCCTTAGGCCAGGGGAAGCGGGGTTGgaggccgggctgggccgggccctGCGCTGGTGGCCCGCCCGCGTTGCTATGAGAGACGCGTCAGCCCCGGGCGCCCCGCGGGAGCGGTCCCGGGGTTCTGGGGAAGGCTCGTTCCGGAGAACTGAGGCCTCCCCTCCAGGAGACTTCGGAGTGGGGCGAGACCCGGCCTTCGTGGGGTTTTCCTTTTTGTGACTGCCTGCTGGAGCAACTGCGGtggtaatgggaaaaaaatctatggCTGCTCGTGTAGTTTGATGCTGGAAACTGTCACGACGTTAACGTTTGGAGTCTGAAGTGAAAagcgttttggggtttttttgagagggaAATTGGAGAGGAGAGCCCTAGTGCACAGTTTGTATTcgtcaaaaaaaaagtttgctagctggctggggtttttttaattttctttgaagaaattaaaCTGCATTTGGCTCTGTTGAAGAAGGTTCTATTTATTTTGCGCTCTGTGGTCAGTTTCTGCAGCTGATAGCTGCTGTACTTCTGGTGCTGGCATTTGCACTGCTGAGCAGTAACCTTTAGAGCTTACAGTCATAAGCTAAGCTCTAAGCTTAAATTTAAATCTCTGTTAAAAACTTGGAAGTGTTTTTTGTAAGTGTCTGCTTGTGACCTGAAAGTGTATTGCAGACAATAGTGAAGTTTGGTGCAACTCTGTGCAGGAAGGTAGGTGTTGTCTTGGGTATGTGAACACATGATGACTTTTGTATGCCCCAGAAGAGAGTAAGATGATCTGTTCTGctaaatgttttctgctttcttcatgtCCATCACTcaacagtgcttttaaaaaaaaaatttttttttttttaaagctttccatcAATGCTTTTGACTATAACTGTCACTTGGATCTGATAAAGCTGCTCCGCCAGGAGGGAGAGCTGGTAAAGCTTAGAAGAGCTCGTCAGAAGATGAGTGAACTCTTTCCACTTACTGAAGGTACAGAGCATCTTCTCATCATGTTGCAGCTGATACAGCTTAAGCATCATCCATGTAACATACCATTGATTCAGCAGTGAAGTAATGCCAGGCTTCAACAACATTGTTCCAGTccaggaaaacctgaaagaacagATTTGGGACTTTTTAAACTGAATGCTGCAGGTGTTAATGGCCAGCATTGAGCTTGGCCTCTGGCAAATGCGAGGTAACAACCCCATTGCAGGAATTTGAGTCCTTGCGACTGCCCTGGCCTCTGCCAGAGGCTGCTGCAGTAGGGGGTGTTTGTGTGTGCCCTCCTACTCCAGTCTCTGGTCTATCTGTTTGTCTGTCAGCTGGGTGAGTCGCTGCCAGGATGTGCCCCGCTGTAGCCCAGGGACAGGCGTATGTTTGCTTGTGCTGCCTTTGCTGTGGGGCTGGTAACGTACAGTTGTGGGATGGCAGCGCTGAAATGGCTGCAGTCACCTAGTGAATGTGACTCAGAGACAGACTCCTGCCAAAAGTTAAATTTCACAGtcaagcagcaaaaaaaaaaaaaaaaagaaaaaaatatgttggtgGAAGTTGTAGGTAGCCCTTGAAGTGGGTGTTTCTTTACTCGTAACATAGAGGCAGTGTAAATACTGCAGAGGCTGCTCTGCCAGTGTGCTTTTAGCCTTGGCAAGGGAAGGTTTCCTTCTATAAGTGTGGAAACTTGCAGTCTCTAAAGCCATTTACTATTTCTTGTAAAAGTGTGAGGCAAGGTGTACCTCTGGCTGCATCTTTGGTTACTGGTACAGACTGATCCTCTGCCCAAGGTACTGATACATTGCTGCTTGCAACTTCtgctctttttaaataaaagggtGCTTGTTGAGTACCAATTTGCAAAGGTCTCTaccaaacttttctttaaaattaattgtgaGTAGTTGTGGAGGCTAAAATTGCTCTCTTCTCCCCCTTGGCCCTCTCCCCATTTTTAAGTCTGTTACTAAAAACTCACATAAAAAATTCAACAAATGGATTTAACTTTCTGAACGTTGGTGTGATGTATTCTAAActtcttcctttcagaaatttGGCTGGACTGGTTGAAGGATGAGATAAAAATGGCTTCTGAAAGCTCTGAGCGAGAGAAGGTTTATGAGCTGTTTGAGAGAGCTGTGAAAGATTACATCTGTAAGTTGTTAACACGTTCTATAAAATGTATTGTGTTGAATTCAGATTATGGCTGGCTTTTTCTAGGAAAGTTTCTTCCTTCTGTTATAATGCAGAAGTTGGATCAAAAAAATTAGTGTGAAGTGATCCTCAGTTTTTCTGAAGCTTTGGAGTTAAGGCCATTCAGAGGCAATGCTTTAAGTGCCACTGCAGTCTTTAAGATCTTCTAAGCGAATGTTGTAAAAAGTTTTAAGTGCATATTTGGCACTTCTCTAACCTCTAAAAGCATGGGTTCTTTAGCTCTTTCTTTGAGGAAAGTGGAAGCTTTTAAAAGGCTCATTTCTAGTCCCATCTTCTGTGTTGGTTAGTACTGTCTTTGCTGCCACTTCCACTGTGTGACAGCTCTTTCAGAACAGCTTGTAACTGCCGTCTGGGAGACGGCATTCTTGAAACCCTGTGAAGTAGGTAACCCTCGCCGTGCTGCAGCACCAGGCTCTGATCGTCCTCGTTAAAAGTGAGAGAAGTACGGGGTGTCTTGTCTCTCCGTTTGTCAGGAGCTGTCTGCAGCTGTAGCTTAAAACTTTTAGCTTAAATCCCTGAGTAACTGCGTGCTCCTTGGGTGTTGTGGTAAGGTGCTGAAAATGTGAAGCCTGCGGCAGCAGAGAGGGCTGGGTGACATGGAGGCAAATCCCTTGCAGAAGCTGTAGACAAAATGTCCCTACAGCACCGACACAGCTGGCCAAGGGTGTTGGTGATCCTTCAGGAAGAAGGAACGGAGAGATGAACTGAGAGGATGTATCCTAGATCTGCTGGATGGATTGCACTTGGGCTTTGGGAAGGACTTCTGGAGCCTGAGATGTGCAATCTACCATCCGTTGGTTGGACAGGCTCTACTGGGGGTCCCTGAGCCTAATTTGCTCAGAGACTGGTGTTGGTGGGAGAGGTGCCGGGCAGCTAACGCTGTTCTAGCACCTCCTCCTCACCTCGTGGTTATGCTGCTTCAGCAGTTGCTTAACAGGCAAGTATAGGAGTCTGGAAAGAGAAGAAGGACCTACTTTAATCTGAGTTATGTAGGAGTGCAACAGCTTTGTGGTCCCAGCTCTGCACAGGGGCTCAAGAAAAGTGAAGATGCTGTTGGGGGGGGTCTTGATGCATCTCTGATGTAGCTTGTGTGCCAGAGGTGGCTTGACAGGAGTCGGGCAGTGTCAGTAACAACCACAAGAGCGACtactttcagaagaaaactgtaGCTGCTGGTGCTGAAGCAAGAgcatagaataaaatattttaacttttctttactACGTTGGAtggtaaagaaaaatgtcacGTGTTGGTCTATTTATATGCAGCAAATGAGGTGTTTGGGAAGTAGAGAGATGCCTGCCTTTATTTTTGAGGGGATTGGGTCATCTGTTTCTCATAATCTTGTTTAGGTCCTGAAATTTGGTTGGAATATGCCCAGTATTCAATTGGTGGCATTGGTCAGGAAGGAGGAATTGAGAAAGTTCGCTCAATATTTGAGAGAGCGTTAACTGCGGTCGGACTGCACGTGACAAAAGGAACAGCTTTATGGGAAGCCTACCGTGAGTTTGAGAATGCCATCCTGGAAACAGCGCAGGTAAATTGTGGTTTAGTTTCCAAAGTCATCTTGTGCTGCCCCCTCATCAGCCTCCTCTGAGAAAAGAGGCTGTAATGTCACACAGTTGTTTCTTTTCAGCTGTAGAAACTGACCCCTTTGGTCTGGGAAAAATGTTCTGTGTTAGTTGATAAAGTAAACAgatttgtgtttaaataaaatcataaaatctcGTATCCAGAAGCAAAGTTTCATTCTGCTGCCTTAGCTTGAACTGACAAAAATAGCTTTAAATGGAGTAGCTTCATTATTTAACGATGTTCTTGCCAGTGAGTATTTTTGCACATAGTCAATCATGTTTACATTTCTAGACTGTTTTCTACTTCAGCGTTTAACTCATTCATTATTTCACACTTTTTGTGACTTTTGGATGATAGTGTGTTATCCCTGGAACATACAGCCTGACATCTGCAAACAATACCTTTACAAGATGGCCCGAATGtgaatatttcttcttattttttgtAGCTTCCTACATAAGAGATGGAAGTtaaaagatgtccctgcccacagtAGGTGGAggtgaaactagatgatctttaaaggtccgtTCCAACCCCATTCTATGAAATGCTCTAACGAAGGAGTAGTGGGAGAACACCCTTTCAttcacaaacagaaagaaaggtgAAAGTTTTAAACCATCTGTGCACACACCAGGGATTTACTGAAAAACTATTTGGCAGCCCTCTGGCTTTGTGAAATGGCATGGTCACATGCTGCTTACTTTTTGTTCAGGTTATCATTTCCTTATACATGTGTCAGCTTTCAGTGAAGAATGATTTTCACATTCATCCAGCTTCTGAGTCTAGCAATTTCCAAGTTTTAGCTTTCACAGCGGTGACCTGAAATGCAAGTTGGCTGTGTCTGTTCTTCAAGGATCATGTAGTCATTTGGAGCCCAGATCCTCCAACTCATAAACAATACCCCA containing:
- the ISCU gene encoding iron-sulfur cluster assembly enzyme ISCU, whose product is MAALRAAGAALLRPCCGEAAARLGYHKKVVDHYENPRNVGSLDRNAKNVGTGLVGAPACGDVMKLQVEVDENGKIVDARFKTFGCGSAIASSSLATEWVKGKTVDEALQIKNTDIAKELCLPPVKLHCSMLAEDAIKAALADYKLKQDPNKEEPEKKANNA